The Lemur catta isolate mLemCat1 chromosome 17, mLemCat1.pri, whole genome shotgun sequence genome segment GTTGTTCTCTGAAAAGCCCAGGAGTGTCATCAATGGGATCTTGGTCCAGGGGTTCTGGAAAAGCTTTAAGCTTGAGAAGGGTCCTCTCTAGGCACCTGCTTTCATTCACCGCTCTTCTGCTCCTTTTCAGAAATGGAGCTTTCCCCAGAAATCAAAGTCTGTCAGAAACGGCCTGCATATTATCTGTGCAAACGCCTCTGTGAATCTCACAAAGAATGTCAAGCAAATAATATATGCTGTTCAACCTTCTGCGGCAATGTTTGCCTAAGCACCCTGTGAGTAGAGGAATGGGCTGGGCTGTGCGTCCTGCTCCCCACACCCCTCTATTCTGGGACTGTGCCCATGTCTGAAGCAGGAAGACCTCATATCACAGGCACAAGGATGTCAACAGGAATGCCGACCTCTCCACTATTTGAACCCCTTATCCCTGTCAAATAAACCAGAACAAATGCCCAGGGACTCTGGCTTTTTTATTCCCACTGCTTGTGATCATTGAAAA includes the following:
- the LOC123622149 gene encoding WAP four-disulfide core domain protein 10A-like encodes the protein MQPQALLPVLLLCVLLLQAQGGYSGRKRMQTTPKMELSPEIKVCQKRPAYYLCKRLCESHKECQANNICCSTFCGNVCLSTL